One region of Mucilaginibacter gotjawali genomic DNA includes:
- a CDS encoding glycoside hydrolase family 130 protein: MRLFVERKPIRINPDPKRVIARFFFIGNERSRELIKRVMTLDDDTVFGIVSPLLQEYSKRHRNITRVLDRNCSKLKPLFKELKIDYKKLTDYRRLLVGSYFTHEYSVESAAFFNPSIVEDPDQTELQEGHKRVIISFRAVGEGHISSITFRRALIDQNNEITVLPAGNYIDEAEIIRNEIYNKKLFFDKAAITQTNVSILKELESKLDQHFEYSSLRRIIIDSQKLLGSDIKKFEYDKILWLADSYYEIVFSLDTDISDRVIFPISEFERKGIEDARFVSFRNEDGSIIYYATYTAYDGSLIMPKLLQTTDFITFKMKPLYGDGAQNKNLALFPRKINGKYAMISRIDGCNNFIMYSDNINVWETPILLQEPKYTWEFIQIGNCGSPIETEHGWIVITHGVGPMRRYVLGASLLKLDDPAVEIGRLKEPLLVPNSDEREGYVPNVLYSCGSIIHNGKLIIPYGVSDSSTAFAEVDLADLISKLISDKD, from the coding sequence ATGAGACTTTTTGTTGAGCGTAAACCAATAAGAATAAACCCTGATCCGAAACGGGTTATCGCAAGATTTTTTTTTATCGGAAACGAACGTTCCAGGGAACTGATTAAAAGAGTAATGACCCTGGATGACGATACCGTATTTGGCATCGTCTCGCCATTATTACAGGAATATTCAAAGCGGCACCGGAATATAACCCGCGTTTTAGACCGCAATTGCAGTAAATTGAAGCCCCTTTTCAAGGAACTCAAAATAGATTATAAAAAACTAACTGATTACCGGAGACTGCTGGTGGGCTCCTATTTTACCCATGAATATTCGGTTGAATCTGCTGCCTTTTTTAATCCTTCGATAGTTGAAGACCCCGACCAGACAGAATTACAGGAAGGACATAAGAGGGTGATCATCAGTTTCAGAGCTGTTGGCGAGGGCCATATCTCATCCATAACCTTCAGGCGCGCCTTAATTGACCAGAACAATGAGATTACGGTACTGCCGGCAGGCAATTATATTGATGAGGCTGAAATTATCAGGAATGAGATTTATAATAAAAAATTATTTTTTGATAAGGCGGCCATCACACAAACAAACGTTTCTATATTGAAAGAACTGGAGTCGAAACTGGACCAGCATTTTGAATATTCAAGCCTTCGGCGGATCATCATTGATTCGCAAAAATTGCTGGGAAGCGATATAAAGAAATTTGAATATGATAAGATATTATGGCTGGCAGATTCCTACTACGAAATTGTTTTTTCGTTAGATACCGATATTTCCGACAGGGTTATATTCCCGATTTCCGAATTTGAACGTAAAGGAATTGAAGACGCACGTTTTGTAAGTTTCAGGAACGAGGATGGCAGCATCATTTATTATGCCACCTATACGGCATACGATGGATCGCTGATAATGCCGAAATTATTACAGACTACTGATTTTATTACCTTTAAAATGAAGCCTTTATATGGGGATGGAGCGCAAAATAAAAACCTGGCCCTGTTTCCCCGTAAAATAAACGGCAAATATGCTATGATCTCCCGCATCGATGGCTGCAATAATTTTATCATGTATTCTGATAATATCAATGTTTGGGAAACGCCGATCCTTTTGCAGGAGCCAAAATATACCTGGGAATTTATACAAATAGGTAATTGCGGTTCGCCCATTGAAACCGAACATGGATGGATAGTAATTACCCACGGTGTTGGCCCGATGCGCAGGTATGTGCTTGGGGCGAGCTTGTTAAAACTTGACGACCCGGCTGTTGAAATTGGCCGTTTAAAGGAGCCGCTGCTGGTACCCAACAGCGACGAACGCGAAGGTTATGTACCCAATGTACTCTATTCCTGCGGCTCCATTATTCATAATGGAAAACTGATCATTCCCTACGGTGTTTCTGATTCATCAACTGCTTTTGCAGAGGTTGACCTGGCCGATCTGATCAGCAAATTGATTTCAGACAAAGATTAG
- a CDS encoding DUF58 domain-containing protein: MQLKEDQEIRQLANLELLARQVVEGFITGLHQSPFHGFSVEFAEHRLYNSGESVKNIDWKLLARTDKLFVKQFEEETNLRCYLLLDTSSSMNFPEKGINKLQFSIYAIASLMYLFKKQRDAFGLCTFSDKLDGISQVKSTNTHLFYLYAELEKAYNQPKVNTATNITKVLHQVAGQIHQRSMVIIFSDMLENSLNPEKLQALFAAIQHLKYSKHEVIIFNVCDKQKEHDFNFDNRPHHFIDIESGEQVKVHPGKIRESYQSALQKYHHELELKCAQYHIDIIDAFIEDGYQHVLKEYLIKRNKMV, encoded by the coding sequence ATGCAATTAAAGGAAGATCAGGAAATACGGCAATTGGCCAACCTTGAGCTGCTTGCACGCCAGGTTGTTGAGGGTTTTATTACCGGACTGCACCAAAGTCCGTTTCATGGTTTTTCTGTTGAGTTTGCTGAACACCGTTTGTATAACAGCGGCGAATCGGTAAAAAATATCGACTGGAAACTACTCGCCCGTACTGATAAACTTTTTGTTAAACAGTTTGAAGAGGAAACCAATCTCCGCTGTTATTTGCTGCTGGACACTTCTTCGTCCATGAATTTTCCGGAAAAAGGGATCAATAAACTTCAATTTTCCATTTACGCCATTGCATCACTGATGTACCTGTTTAAAAAACAGCGCGACGCTTTTGGGTTATGCACATTTTCAGATAAACTGGATGGGATCAGCCAGGTAAAATCAACCAATACACACTTGTTTTACCTGTATGCCGAACTTGAAAAAGCGTACAACCAACCTAAAGTAAATACCGCTACCAATATTACCAAAGTGCTGCACCAGGTTGCCGGGCAGATTCACCAGCGTTCAATGGTGATTATTTTCAGCGATATGCTCGAAAATAGCCTCAATCCCGAAAAATTGCAGGCACTATTTGCTGCGATACAGCACTTAAAATACAGTAAACACGAAGTGATTATTTTTAATGTGTGCGATAAGCAAAAAGAGCATGATTTTAACTTCGATAACCGGCCGCACCATTTCATTGATATCGAAAGCGGCGAGCAGGTAAAAGTACACCCCGGTAAAATAAGAGAATCCTACCAGTCGGCACTGCAAAAATACCACCACGAACTGGAGCTGAAATGCGCTCAATACCATATAGATATTATTGACGCCTTTATTGAAGACGGCTACCAACACGTTTTAAAAGAATACCTGATCAAAAGAAATAAGATGGTGTGA
- the trxA gene encoding thioredoxin has protein sequence MALEITDANFDELVLKSDKPVLVDFWAEWCGPCRMVGPVVEEIAKEYEGKAVVGKVNVDNNPGISMKFGIRNIPALLFFKNGEIVDKQIGAVPKSVLAGKLTAQL, from the coding sequence ATGGCTTTAGAAATAACTGATGCAAACTTTGACGAACTCGTCCTTAAATCTGATAAACCCGTTCTTGTTGATTTTTGGGCAGAATGGTGCGGACCATGTAGAATGGTTGGACCGGTTGTAGAAGAAATTGCAAAAGAATATGAAGGCAAGGCGGTTGTAGGAAAAGTTAATGTAGATAACAACCCTGGTATATCAATGAAATTTGGTATCCGTAATATACCAGCACTTTTATTCTTTAAAAATGGCGAAATTGTTGACAAACAAATCGGCGCAGTTCCAAAATCTGTTCTTGCAGGAAAATTGACCGCACAATTGTAA
- a CDS encoding ATP-binding cassette domain-containing protein yields the protein MSILVESLTKVYGTQKAVDDISFSANQGVLGFLGPNGAGKSTTMKIITTFIPQTAGKVSVCGYDVNLQQQEVKRNIGYLPESNPLYLDMYVKESMAFIASVHRMKSPGKRIDEIIEQTGLGPEQHKKIGQLSKGYRQRVGLAQAMIHDPQVLIMDEPTSGLDPNQLIGIRQLILDLGKTKTVILSTHIMQEVEAVCDHVIIINKGKIVADDTLSGLRDKNQGKTLENIFIGLTNGLVRL from the coding sequence ATGAGTATCCTTGTTGAATCATTAACAAAAGTTTACGGTACACAAAAGGCTGTAGATGATATTAGTTTTAGCGCAAATCAAGGCGTTTTGGGTTTTTTGGGACCGAACGGGGCAGGCAAATCAACCACCATGAAAATCATCACCACCTTTATCCCGCAAACCGCAGGTAAGGTATCGGTTTGTGGTTATGATGTTAATCTGCAGCAGCAGGAGGTAAAACGCAATATTGGTTACCTGCCCGAAAGTAACCCGCTTTACCTGGATATGTATGTAAAAGAATCGATGGCTTTTATTGCTTCCGTTCACCGGATGAAGTCGCCGGGGAAGCGGATAGATGAAATTATTGAACAAACAGGGCTCGGCCCGGAGCAGCATAAAAAGATCGGCCAGCTGTCAAAAGGTTACCGGCAGCGGGTAGGGCTCGCGCAGGCCATGATCCATGATCCGCAGGTGCTGATCATGGATGAGCCTACTTCGGGCCTCGACCCAAACCAGTTAATAGGCATCCGTCAACTCATCCTCGATCTGGGTAAAACAAAAACAGTGATCCTGTCAACCCATATCATGCAGGAGGTGGAAGCCGTTTGCGATCATGTAATCATCATCAATAAAGGTAAAATTGTGGCTGACGATACCTTAAGCGGCTTAAGGGATAAGAACCAGGGCAAAACATTGGAGAATATTTTTATCGGGTTGACGAATGGGTTGGTTAGGTTATAG
- the gldF gene encoding gliding motility-associated ABC transporter permease subunit GldF, protein MFSILKKEITSYLSSLVAYVTIGVFLLVLGLFLWVFPASSILDYGYAGLDSLFSTAPYLFMFLIPAITMRSLAEERREGTFELLLTRPLTDWQIVLGKYFASLTIVLFALLPTLVYYYSVYTLGSPQGNIDTGGVIGSYIGLFLLGAGFCAIGMFASAISKNQVIAFTVAVFLCFFFYSGFDSLSQLLSLQGLNLENLGITTHYDSVSRGVLDTRDLCYFIVLAGIFICLTLMMLLLQRQKSMRNPVLIKTFGFLLLISVLSSATFTRFDFTKEKRFTVSKISRGIMDSLKAPVRVIVYLQGDNFPRI, encoded by the coding sequence GTGTTCTCCATCCTCAAAAAAGAAATCACTTCCTACCTCAGCTCACTGGTAGCCTATGTCACCATTGGTGTATTTTTATTGGTTTTAGGATTGTTTTTATGGGTATTCCCGGCGTCCAGTATCCTGGATTACGGTTATGCCGGTTTGGATAGCCTTTTCAGCACGGCGCCTTACCTTTTTATGTTCCTGATCCCGGCCATTACCATGCGCTCGCTTGCCGAAGAACGCAGGGAAGGCACTTTTGAACTGCTTTTAACCCGCCCCTTAACCGACTGGCAGATAGTTTTAGGTAAGTATTTTGCCAGCCTTACTATCGTGCTTTTTGCACTTTTACCTACCCTGGTTTATTATTATTCTGTTTATACGTTGGGTTCGCCGCAGGGAAACATCGATACCGGCGGGGTGATAGGCTCTTACATCGGCCTGTTTTTACTGGGCGCCGGGTTTTGTGCCATTGGCATGTTTGCATCCGCTATCAGCAAAAACCAGGTGATTGCTTTCACCGTGGCGGTATTCCTTTGCTTCTTTTTTTACAGCGGGTTCGATTCGCTTAGCCAGCTTTTATCGCTGCAAGGCCTTAATCTCGAGAATTTAGGGATCACAACCCATTACGACTCGGTGAGCCGGGGGGTATTGGATACCCGCGACCTGTGTTATTTTATTGTTTTAGCGGGTATTTTTATTTGTTTGACTTTAATGATGCTGCTTTTACAAAGACAAAAAAGCATGCGCAACCCTGTACTGATAAAGACTTTTGGTTTTCTGCTGTTGATAAGCGTTTTGTCTTCAGCAACTTTTACGCGCTTTGATTTTACCAAAGAAAAACGTTTTACGGTTTCAAAAATAAGCCGGGGGATTATGGATAGCCTGAAGGCGCCAGTTAGGGTGATTGTTTATTTGCAGGGCGATAACTTCCCCCGAATATGA